The following proteins come from a genomic window of Achromobacter deleyi:
- a CDS encoding ABC transporter ATP-binding protein, producing MSSIVLDNLTKQYGGAAAIHGVSFTVPAGSFTVLLGPSGCGKSTTLRMIAGLDTPTSGTIRIGDRDVTQLPPAKRRISMVFQSYALFPHLSVRENILFGLKVRKEPARDYDRRLQRVASLLGLGHLLDRKPSQLSGGQQQRVALGRAVISEAPVCLMDEPLSNLDAQLRHEMRREIRALQQDLGITMVYVTHDQTEAMSMADQVVLLRGGQIEQHDTPDGLYARPASEFAARFIGTPPMNLINLMPLQGATVIAGTHGPAIAGAPEGAAKLGVRPEHIRIDGDGIAATVESVEYFGADSIVVCRIGDSRGVAVRVGGHLRARAGEALRLSWPHEQQHFFAADSAVINTVGR from the coding sequence ATGTCATCCATCGTTCTGGATAACCTCACCAAGCAATACGGTGGCGCGGCCGCGATCCACGGCGTCAGCTTCACCGTGCCGGCCGGCAGCTTCACCGTGCTGCTGGGCCCCTCGGGCTGCGGCAAGTCGACCACCCTGCGCATGATTGCCGGGCTCGACACGCCGACCTCGGGCACGATCCGCATCGGCGACCGCGACGTGACGCAGTTGCCGCCCGCCAAGCGCCGCATTTCCATGGTGTTCCAGTCGTACGCGCTGTTCCCGCACCTGTCGGTGCGCGAGAACATCCTGTTCGGCCTGAAGGTGCGCAAGGAACCCGCCCGCGACTACGACCGCCGCCTGCAACGCGTGGCCTCGTTGCTGGGCCTGGGCCACCTGCTGGACCGCAAGCCGTCGCAACTGTCGGGCGGCCAGCAACAGCGCGTGGCGCTGGGCCGCGCGGTGATTTCCGAAGCGCCGGTGTGCCTGATGGACGAGCCGCTGTCCAACCTGGACGCGCAGCTGCGTCATGAAATGCGGCGCGAGATCCGCGCCTTGCAGCAGGACCTGGGCATCACCATGGTGTACGTCACGCACGACCAGACCGAGGCCATGAGCATGGCCGACCAGGTGGTGCTGCTGCGCGGCGGCCAGATCGAACAGCACGATACGCCCGACGGCCTGTACGCCCGTCCGGCCAGCGAATTCGCGGCGCGCTTCATCGGCACGCCGCCCATGAACCTGATCAACCTGATGCCGCTGCAGGGCGCCACCGTGATCGCCGGCACCCATGGCCCGGCCATCGCCGGCGCGCCGGAAGGCGCCGCCAAGCTGGGCGTGCGCCCCGAGCACATCCGCATCGACGGCGACGGCATCGCCGCCACGGTGGAAAGCGTGGAGTACTTCGGCGCCGATTCCATCGTGGTCTGCCGCATCGGCGACAGCCGCGGCGTGGCGGTGCGCGTGGGTGGCCACCTGCGGGCCCGCGCCGGCGAGGCGCTGCGCCTGTCGTGGCCGCACGAGCAACAGCATTTCTTTGCCGCCGATTCGGCGGTCATCAACACCGTCGGGCGCTGA
- a CDS encoding phosphodiesterase, producing MLIAQITDLHMRTPGDKAYGIIDPAAFLGPAVRALNALTPRPDCVLITGDLTDLGKAHEYQALREQLHALEIPYFLLPGNHDDRAQLRAAFPEHAYLQGQGPFIQYAVETYPLRLLALDTVVPMKSHGELCEARLGWLAARLAEQPDRPTLVLMHHPPFQTGIEHMDAIGLLAGGPELERIVARYPRVERVLCGHLHRTIFRRFGGTIASTCPGTAHQLALELGPRPTLQYIMEPPGYQLHWWHDDALVTHHAVIGEYPGPYPFA from the coding sequence ATGCTCATCGCACAGATCACCGACCTGCACATGCGCACCCCGGGCGACAAGGCCTACGGCATCATCGATCCCGCCGCCTTCCTCGGCCCCGCGGTGCGCGCCCTGAACGCCCTGACGCCGCGGCCCGACTGCGTGCTGATCACCGGCGACCTGACCGACCTGGGCAAGGCGCACGAATACCAGGCGCTGCGCGAGCAACTGCACGCGCTTGAAATCCCGTATTTCCTGCTGCCGGGCAATCACGATGACCGCGCGCAATTGCGCGCCGCCTTTCCGGAACATGCCTACCTGCAAGGGCAGGGGCCGTTCATCCAGTACGCGGTCGAGACCTATCCGCTGCGCCTGCTGGCGCTGGACACCGTGGTGCCGATGAAAAGCCACGGCGAGCTGTGCGAGGCGCGCCTGGGCTGGCTGGCCGCGCGCCTGGCCGAGCAGCCCGACCGGCCGACGCTGGTGCTGATGCACCATCCGCCGTTCCAGACCGGCATCGAACACATGGACGCCATCGGCCTGCTGGCCGGCGGCCCGGAACTCGAACGCATCGTGGCGCGCTATCCGCGCGTCGAACGGGTGCTGTGCGGCCACCTGCACCGCACCATCTTCCGCCGGTTCGGCGGCACCATCGCCTCGACCTGTCCGGGCACCGCGCACCAGCTGGCGTTGGAGCTGGGGCCGCGCCCGACCTTGCAATACATCATGGAACCGCCGGGCTACCAGCTGCACTGGTGGCACGACGACGCACTGGTCACCCACCATGCCGTGATTGGGGAATACCCCGGGCCGTATCCCTTCGCCTGA
- a CDS encoding tripartite tricarboxylate transporter substrate binding protein: MFRTPVRYAAGLLLACSAAFVAAPASAAWPDKPITFVAPFSAGGANDLVARIIAKAVGTTLNQPVIVENRPGAGGVVGAAHVARSAADGYTYLVGSNGTVTNSLIRSDQPYKDEELTPVALLSITPSVIVANPSNPAKDLKDFVERAKKAKTDRITFSTAGNGSTPHFVAEMVKEATGLPVEPIAYKSGSEGVTAVIGKQVDATSEASIVTLPLVQSGKLKALATTWDKRMASAPDIPTTAELGFPAIRIGHWAGLYAPAGTPADVLDKMNAAIEKSLQTKEVQDALRQSSIEPGGGSRASFVEFAKSERERLGQVVKNGHMQTQ, from the coding sequence ATGTTCCGCACCCCCGTCCGGTATGCCGCCGGCCTCCTGCTGGCCTGCTCGGCCGCCTTCGTCGCCGCCCCGGCATCCGCCGCCTGGCCCGACAAGCCCATCACGTTCGTCGCGCCCTTCAGCGCCGGCGGCGCCAACGACCTGGTCGCGCGCATCATCGCCAAGGCGGTGGGCACGACCCTGAACCAGCCCGTCATCGTCGAAAACCGTCCCGGCGCCGGTGGCGTGGTCGGCGCCGCGCACGTCGCGCGCAGCGCGGCCGATGGCTACACCTACCTGGTGGGCAGCAACGGTACCGTCACCAACAGCCTGATCCGCTCGGACCAGCCCTACAAGGACGAAGAGCTGACCCCGGTGGCGCTGCTGTCGATCACGCCGTCGGTCATCGTCGCCAATCCGTCGAACCCGGCCAAGGACCTGAAGGACTTCGTCGAACGCGCCAAGAAAGCCAAGACCGACCGTATCACGTTCTCGACCGCCGGCAACGGCAGCACGCCGCACTTCGTGGCCGAGATGGTCAAGGAAGCCACCGGCCTGCCGGTCGAGCCGATCGCCTACAAGAGCGGCTCGGAAGGCGTGACCGCGGTGATCGGCAAGCAGGTCGACGCCACCTCGGAAGCCAGCATCGTCACGCTGCCGCTGGTGCAGAGCGGCAAGCTCAAGGCTCTGGCCACCACCTGGGACAAGCGCATGGCCAGCGCGCCGGACATCCCCACCACCGCCGAGCTGGGCTTCCCCGCCATCCGCATCGGTCACTGGGCCGGCCTGTACGCGCCCGCCGGCACGCCCGCCGACGTGCTCGACAAGATGAACGCCGCGATCGAGAAATCGCTGCAGACCAAGGAAGTGCAGGACGCGCTGCGCCAGAGCAGCATCGAGCCGGGCGGCGGCTCGCGCGCCAGCTTCGTCGAGTTCGCCAAGAGCGAGCGCGAGCGCCTGGGCCAGGTCGTCAAGAACGGCCACATGCAGACGCAGTAA
- a CDS encoding LysR substrate-binding domain-containing protein, which translates to MLDLDLLHSFVSVVDAGGFTRAGERVHRSQSTVSQQIRKLEETLECSLFVREGRQVHLTEDGERLLGYARRMLALSTEVREAVSGRKRVEVIRLGIPDDFAADTLTAIVAQFARARPAVRLSVRCDLTVALTRGLERGDLDLALLKREPGAGPALTSWPEHLHWIAGQHGLPASTEPVPLVAFPQGCIYRNRAIHALERAGRRWRIAYESPNLMGIQAALAGGLGVALLERRCIAAGHRLVDDMLPPVPPSELALCLADNAREPVRQLAGMIRDFCETETQRLAGLGLQAVTDDGAAQATATWMTG; encoded by the coding sequence ATGCTCGATCTCGATCTATTGCACAGCTTCGTCTCCGTCGTCGACGCGGGCGGGTTCACCCGCGCCGGCGAACGGGTGCACCGCAGCCAGTCCACCGTCAGCCAGCAGATCCGCAAGCTGGAAGAGACCCTCGAATGCTCGCTGTTCGTGCGCGAGGGCCGCCAGGTCCACCTGACCGAGGACGGCGAGCGCCTGCTGGGCTATGCGCGCCGCATGCTGGCGCTGTCCACCGAGGTGCGCGAAGCCGTCAGCGGCCGCAAGCGGGTGGAGGTGATCCGGCTGGGCATTCCCGACGATTTCGCCGCCGACACGCTGACGGCCATCGTGGCGCAGTTCGCCCGCGCCCGGCCGGCCGTCAGGCTGTCGGTGCGCTGCGACCTGACCGTGGCCCTGACGCGCGGCCTGGAACGGGGCGACCTGGACCTGGCGCTGCTCAAGCGCGAGCCGGGCGCCGGCCCGGCGCTGACGAGCTGGCCGGAACACCTGCACTGGATCGCCGGCCAGCACGGGCTACCCGCCAGCACCGAACCGGTGCCGCTGGTGGCCTTTCCGCAGGGCTGCATCTACCGCAACCGCGCCATCCACGCGCTCGAGCGCGCCGGACGCCGCTGGCGCATCGCCTACGAGAGCCCCAACCTGATGGGGATCCAGGCCGCGCTGGCGGGAGGATTGGGGGTGGCCTTGCTGGAGCGCCGCTGCATCGCCGCGGGCCATCGGCTGGTCGATGACATGCTGCCGCCGGTGCCGCCGTCCGAATTGGCGCTATGCCTGGCGGACAACGCGCGCGAGCCGGTGCGCCAACTGGCGGGGATGATCAGGGATTTTTGTGAAACGGAAACACAACGGCTTGCAGGGCTGGGCCTGCAAGCCGTGACAGATGACGGCGCCGCTCAGGCGACCGCGACCTGGATGACCGGATAG
- a CDS encoding (2Fe-2S)-binding protein — MSIIILMYICVCNAITERQVRASVDAGATSLSDLQFELGVATCCGCCAATAAEYLPGGRCSSVCDVRSIAVPVNPPAAMAEPGAAAANSSYPVIQVAVA; from the coding sequence ATGTCGATAATTATTCTCATGTACATTTGCGTATGTAATGCCATTACCGAACGCCAAGTCCGCGCCAGCGTGGACGCGGGCGCGACGTCGCTTTCCGACCTGCAGTTCGAGCTGGGCGTGGCCACGTGCTGCGGCTGCTGCGCGGCCACCGCCGCCGAATACCTGCCGGGCGGCCGCTGTTCCAGCGTGTGCGATGTGCGCTCGATCGCCGTTCCGGTCAACCCGCCGGCCGCCATGGCCGAGCCGGGCGCGGCCGCGGCGAACAGCAGCTATCCGGTCATCCAGGTCGCGGTCGCCTGA
- a CDS encoding DMT family transporter: protein MKASSTLPATALPADAPMGVAWTPIAAFCFLWSSAFAAAKIAVRDCPPLTLLTIRFLIAGALMLGVAAASGRWQRPSGRDLASLVLLGMLNNAAYLGLSWSGMTTVSSAFTAVLISTNPLLIGVLAGPVLGERLGWRKMLGLCLGLAGVALVLRSRLSGMQEDLHGTLLVTGGLVALVAGTLLYKRLKPSTGLWMATGIQSLAGAVALMPVALLHDNIGDARMTASLFWSMAYMIVAVSIGGYYLWFMILGRASATAASALHFLMPPLGLLFGWLVLREQVSWLDLLGIVPIAFGIWLATRRAP, encoded by the coding sequence ATGAAGGCGTCATCGACTTTGCCCGCCACCGCCCTGCCCGCCGACGCGCCGATGGGCGTGGCCTGGACGCCCATCGCGGCGTTCTGTTTCCTGTGGAGCTCGGCGTTCGCGGCGGCCAAGATCGCGGTGCGCGACTGTCCGCCGCTGACCCTGCTGACAATCCGGTTCCTGATCGCAGGCGCGCTGATGCTCGGCGTGGCCGCGGCCAGTGGCCGCTGGCAACGGCCCAGCGGCCGCGACCTGGCGTCGCTGGTGCTGCTGGGTATGTTGAACAACGCGGCCTACCTGGGCCTGAGCTGGAGCGGCATGACCACGGTGTCGTCGGCCTTCACCGCGGTGCTGATCAGCACCAATCCGCTGTTGATCGGCGTGCTGGCCGGGCCGGTGCTCGGCGAGCGGCTGGGCTGGCGCAAGATGCTGGGCCTGTGCCTGGGGCTGGCCGGCGTGGCGCTGGTGCTGCGTTCGCGCCTGTCGGGCATGCAGGAGGATCTGCACGGCACCCTGCTGGTGACAGGCGGCCTGGTGGCGCTGGTGGCGGGCACGCTGCTCTACAAGCGTCTCAAGCCGTCGACCGGCTTGTGGATGGCGACCGGCATCCAGTCGCTGGCCGGCGCGGTGGCGTTGATGCCAGTGGCGCTCTTGCACGACAACATCGGCGATGCGCGCATGACGGCCAGCCTGTTCTGGAGCATGGCCTACATGATCGTGGCGGTGTCGATTGGTGGCTACTACCTGTGGTTCATGATCCTGGGCCGCGCCAGCGCGACGGCGGCCAGCGCCCTGCATTTCCTGATGCCGCCGCTGGGCCTGCTGTTCGGCTGGCTGGTGCTGCGCGAACAGGTGTCGTGGCTGGATCTGCTGGGCATCGTGCCGATCGCGTTCGGCATCTGGCTGGCGACGCGGCGCGCGCCATAA
- a CDS encoding LacI family DNA-binding transcriptional regulator: MASRPSPRFSIIEVARKAGVSPATVSRAFNQPDIVHPDTLAHIRAIAKRAGFRPNRVGRSLRSGSTRTIGLILPTLSNPVFAECFEGAERRARESGYSVMLTATGYDPAVESAAVQGLIDHQVDGLILTVADAARSTTLDDLDSAGMPYVLVYNESAAHPYASVDNRAAAIDMVSHLAALGHRRIALVTGPLTASDRARRRLAGARACAKKLGLEPIQHIAMSSHTGSDADALKGALRGKQAPTALFCSNDLLATAVIADLVALGLSVPSDISVCGFDGMRFGALLTPPLTTVAQPSDGIGQSACSNLLAQIHGQPPQSSRLPHCIVVGGTAAPVRR, from the coding sequence ATGGCATCGCGCCCATCGCCCCGCTTTTCCATCATCGAGGTTGCCCGCAAGGCAGGGGTGTCGCCCGCGACGGTTTCGCGCGCATTCAACCAGCCGGACATCGTCCATCCCGACACGCTGGCGCACATCCGCGCCATCGCCAAGCGGGCGGGCTTCCGGCCCAACCGCGTCGGCCGCAGCCTGCGGTCCGGCAGCACCCGCACCATCGGCCTGATTCTGCCGACGCTCTCCAATCCGGTGTTCGCCGAGTGCTTCGAAGGCGCGGAACGGCGCGCCCGCGAGTCCGGCTACAGCGTCATGCTGACCGCCACCGGCTACGACCCGGCGGTGGAATCGGCGGCGGTCCAGGGACTGATCGACCACCAGGTCGACGGCCTGATCCTGACCGTGGCGGACGCCGCGCGCAGCACCACGCTGGACGACCTGGACAGCGCCGGCATGCCCTACGTGCTGGTCTACAACGAGTCCGCCGCCCACCCCTATGCGTCTGTCGACAATCGCGCCGCGGCCATCGACATGGTCTCGCACCTGGCCGCGCTGGGACACCGGCGCATCGCCCTCGTGACCGGCCCGCTGACCGCGTCGGATCGCGCGCGCCGCCGCCTGGCGGGCGCCCGCGCCTGCGCCAAGAAGCTGGGGCTGGAGCCGATCCAGCACATCGCCATGAGCTCGCACACCGGCAGCGACGCCGACGCCCTGAAGGGCGCGCTGCGCGGCAAGCAGGCGCCCACGGCCCTGTTCTGCTCGAACGACCTGCTGGCCACGGCGGTCATCGCCGACCTGGTGGCGCTGGGCCTGTCGGTACCGTCCGATATTTCGGTCTGTGGCTTCGACGGCATGCGCTTTGGCGCCTTGCTGACGCCGCCTCTGACGACCGTGGCGCAGCCCAGCGACGGCATCGGCCAGTCCGCCTGCTCCAACCTGCTGGCGCAGATCCACGGCCAACCGCCGCAATCGAGCCGGCTGCCGCACTGCATCGTCGTGGGCGGCACCGCGGCGCCCGTGCGCCGCTGA
- a CDS encoding amidase codes for MSTALNRLGALEAARKLQRRELTAVQLVRACFARIEQRENTIHAWTALQKQAALDHAEALDRGALRGPLHGLPLGVKDLFDTVDLPTRYGSPIYERHHPGLDAAAVALCRHAGAIVIGKTVTTEFATYQAGPTRNPRNEAYTPGGSSSGSAAAVADDMVPFALGSQTAGSIIRPASYCGIVGYKPTFGAIPRAGVKSLAESLDTVGGFARSVPDVALFASVLMRDPRLLDLAYDAKPRIGMYRSLQWRHAQSETKEAFAQAAATLSRAGAHVEEVPLPPEHCMLVQLHADIMAFESSQSLAYERLEHAAQLSPKIQAILEAGAQITAEEHIRNLARAAESRARVDGWFDKYDVLLAPAASGEAPFADLGTGDPQFSRAWTLFGLPCLNLPFATGPQGLPVGLQLIGKRYDDHHTLAIAAWIHERLLAAREPDIGASDMWPRG; via the coding sequence ATGTCTACTGCCTTAAACAGACTTGGCGCGCTTGAAGCGGCGCGCAAGCTGCAACGGCGCGAATTGACTGCGGTGCAATTGGTGCGGGCCTGCTTTGCGCGCATCGAACAACGCGAAAACACCATCCATGCCTGGACGGCGCTGCAGAAACAGGCCGCCCTGGATCACGCGGAAGCCCTCGACCGGGGCGCATTGCGCGGCCCGCTGCACGGCCTGCCGCTGGGCGTGAAAGACCTGTTCGACACCGTCGACCTGCCGACGCGCTACGGTTCACCCATCTACGAGCGCCATCACCCCGGACTGGACGCAGCTGCCGTCGCGCTGTGCCGCCATGCCGGCGCCATCGTCATCGGCAAGACCGTCACCACCGAATTCGCCACCTACCAGGCCGGGCCGACGCGCAATCCGCGCAACGAGGCCTACACGCCCGGCGGCTCCTCCAGCGGCTCGGCCGCGGCGGTGGCCGACGACATGGTGCCGTTCGCGCTGGGCTCGCAGACCGCGGGCTCCATCATCCGCCCCGCTTCGTATTGCGGCATCGTCGGCTACAAGCCCACCTTCGGCGCGATTCCGCGGGCCGGCGTGAAGAGCCTGGCCGAATCGCTCGACACCGTGGGCGGTTTCGCCCGCTCGGTGCCGGACGTGGCCCTGTTCGCTTCCGTCCTGATGCGCGATCCGCGCCTGCTGGACCTCGCCTACGACGCCAAGCCGCGCATCGGCATGTACCGCAGCCTGCAGTGGCGCCATGCCCAGTCCGAGACCAAGGAAGCCTTCGCGCAGGCCGCCGCCACGCTGTCGCGCGCCGGCGCCCACGTCGAAGAAGTGCCGCTGCCGCCGGAACACTGCATGCTGGTGCAGCTGCACGCCGACATCATGGCGTTCGAGTCGTCGCAGTCGCTGGCCTATGAACGGCTGGAGCACGCCGCGCAGCTCAGCCCGAAGATCCAGGCGATCCTCGAGGCCGGCGCGCAGATCACCGCCGAAGAGCACATCAGGAACCTGGCGCGGGCCGCCGAATCGCGCGCCCGCGTGGACGGCTGGTTCGACAAGTACGACGTGCTGCTCGCGCCCGCCGCCAGCGGCGAAGCGCCGTTCGCCGACCTCGGCACGGGCGACCCGCAGTTCTCGCGCGCCTGGACCCTGTTCGGCCTGCCGTGCCTGAACCTGCCCTTCGCCACCGGCCCGCAAGGCCTGCCGGTGGGCCTGCAACTGATCGGCAAGCGCTACGACGACCATCACACCCTGGCGATCGCCGCCTGGATCCACGAGCGGCTGCTGGCCGCGCGCGAACCCGATATCGGCGCCTCCGACATGTGGCCGCGAGGCTGA
- the rpoN gene encoding RNA polymerase factor sigma-54, translated as MQNIVPMTRPILELRPGQHLTLTPQLQQSIRLLQLSTLDLEAEISQVLADNPLLERDDEPSSVETQAESERESSVQDDEPAPERETPVDEMPGSGGVYPDDDSSLPEAARPDTLREHLLGQLVLTRAAPRDAALAALLIDELDENGYLGSPLEEILSWLPAEMEPDLDELRAALSLLQSFDPAGIGARDMSDCLLLQLRNPDLGRLPEAADPKALACARLICGQHLALLATGNNARLCAAVGCDEATLRVAHALILRLEPRPGRAWTVPAADYAVPDVIVRRTRRGWQVTLNSAAVPRLQINGLYAQMLGNQKESAHAGLQAQLQQAKWMIRNVEQRFDTILRVSQAIVDRQTAFFSQGPAAMRPLILKDIAGELGLHESTISRATTQKYMLTPFGTLELKRFFGAGVSTDGGDATSATAVQTFIRQMVAEENRAKPLSDSQIMEKLADQGIVIARRTVAKYREALRIAPAALRKAQAVAR; from the coding sequence ATGCAAAATATTGTACCTATGACCCGTCCTATTTTAGAACTGCGGCCCGGCCAGCATCTCACGCTGACCCCTCAACTGCAGCAATCCATCCGGTTGCTGCAGCTGTCCACGCTCGACCTCGAGGCGGAAATCTCGCAGGTGCTCGCCGACAATCCGTTGTTGGAACGCGACGATGAACCGTCGTCGGTCGAGACGCAGGCGGAATCCGAGCGCGAATCGTCGGTGCAGGACGACGAGCCAGCGCCCGAACGCGAGACCCCGGTGGACGAAATGCCGGGCTCGGGCGGGGTCTACCCCGACGACGATTCCAGCCTGCCCGAGGCGGCCCGGCCCGATACCCTGCGCGAGCACCTGCTGGGCCAGCTGGTGCTGACGCGCGCGGCGCCGCGCGATGCCGCCCTGGCGGCGCTGCTGATCGACGAACTGGACGAGAACGGCTACCTGGGGTCGCCGCTGGAGGAAATCCTGAGCTGGCTGCCCGCTGAGATGGAGCCGGACCTGGATGAACTGCGCGCGGCGCTGTCGCTGCTGCAGTCGTTCGATCCGGCCGGCATCGGCGCCCGCGACATGTCCGATTGCCTGTTGTTGCAGCTGCGCAACCCGGACCTGGGGCGCCTGCCCGAGGCCGCCGATCCCAAGGCGCTGGCCTGCGCCCGCCTCATCTGCGGCCAGCACCTGGCGTTGCTGGCCACCGGCAACAACGCCCGCCTGTGCGCGGCGGTCGGCTGTGACGAGGCGACCCTGCGCGTCGCCCATGCCCTGATCCTGCGGTTGGAGCCGCGTCCCGGCCGCGCCTGGACGGTGCCGGCGGCCGATTACGCCGTGCCCGACGTGATCGTGCGCAGGACGCGCCGCGGCTGGCAGGTGACGCTTAACAGCGCCGCCGTGCCGCGCCTGCAGATCAACGGCCTGTACGCGCAGATGCTGGGCAACCAGAAGGAATCGGCCCATGCCGGCCTGCAGGCGCAGTTGCAGCAGGCCAAGTGGATGATTCGCAACGTCGAGCAGCGCTTCGACACCATCCTGCGGGTGTCCCAGGCCATCGTCGACCGCCAGACCGCCTTCTTCAGCCAGGGGCCGGCGGCCATGCGGCCGCTCATCCTGAAAGACATCGCGGGCGAGCTGGGCTTGCACGAATCGACCATTTCACGGGCCACGACACAGAAGTACATGCTCACTCCGTTTGGCACGCTGGAGCTCAAGCGCTTCTTCGGGGCGGGGGTGTCGACGGACGGCGGCGACGCCACCTCGGCCACGGCGGTGCAGACCTTCATCCGGCAGATGGTGGCCGAGGAGAACCGGGCCAAGCCGCTGTCGGACAGCCAGATCATGGAAAAGCTGGCCGACCAGGGCATCGTCATCGCCCGCCGCACGGTCGCGAAATACCGCGAAGCGCTGCGGATCGCGCCCGCCGCGCTACGCAAGGCGCAGGCCGTGGCGCGGTGA
- the leuA gene encoding 2-isopropylmalate synthase: MMLANPATKYVPFTPFARDFSERTWPSRRITQPPIWMSTDLRDGNQALIEPMSVERKLRFFEQLVKIGFKEIEVGFPSASQTDFDFVRKLIDEKRIPDDVTIIVLTQSREDLISRTVESAAGAKQAIVHLYNACAPAFRKVVFNMTKDEIKNIATTGTRLVKQHVAKHPETKWRYQYSPEVFSTTEPEFALEVSNAVADVWQPTPDCKMVLNLPATIEATTPNMYADQIEWMHKNLARRDSIVLSVHPHNDRGTAVAAAEFAVMAGADRIEGCLFGSGERTGNVDLVTLALNLYTQGVHPGLDFSDIDEVRRCAEYCNQLPVHPRHPYAGDLVFTAFSGSHQDAIKKGFAQQQPDAVWEVPYLPIDPADLGRSYDAVIRVNSQSGKGGVSYLLEQEHGLVLPRRLQIEFSRAIQRVTDETGREVTADDVHTIFNREYLEQKTPWKLVRHRIDGNPSAGEGQHFSIEAELEYNGERRIVTGKGDGAISAFVAALDVPVRIMDYHEHAIGTGTDTRAASYVELRVGDSSTGFGVGIDRDIVTASFQAVLSAVNRHINAGTVATEQEAAEAA, translated from the coding sequence ATGATGCTTGCCAACCCCGCCACCAAATACGTCCCCTTCACGCCGTTCGCCCGCGACTTTTCCGAGCGCACCTGGCCCAGCCGCCGCATCACGCAGCCGCCGATCTGGATGAGCACCGACCTGCGCGACGGCAACCAGGCCCTGATCGAGCCGATGAGCGTCGAGCGCAAGCTCCGCTTCTTCGAGCAGCTGGTCAAGATCGGCTTCAAGGAAATCGAAGTGGGTTTCCCGTCGGCCTCGCAGACCGACTTCGATTTCGTGCGCAAGCTCATCGACGAAAAGCGCATCCCCGACGACGTCACCATCATCGTGCTGACCCAGTCGCGTGAAGACCTGATCAGCCGCACGGTGGAATCCGCCGCTGGCGCCAAGCAGGCCATCGTCCACTTGTACAACGCCTGCGCCCCGGCGTTCCGCAAGGTCGTGTTCAACATGACCAAGGACGAGATCAAGAACATCGCCACGACCGGCACGCGCCTGGTCAAGCAGCACGTGGCCAAGCACCCGGAAACCAAGTGGCGCTACCAGTACTCGCCCGAAGTGTTCAGCACGACCGAGCCGGAATTCGCGCTGGAAGTCTCGAACGCCGTGGCCGACGTATGGCAACCCACGCCGGACTGCAAGATGGTGCTGAACCTGCCCGCCACCATCGAGGCCACCACGCCGAACATGTACGCCGACCAGATCGAATGGATGCACAAGAACCTGGCGCGCCGCGACAGCATCGTGTTGAGCGTGCACCCGCACAATGACCGCGGCACCGCCGTGGCCGCCGCCGAATTCGCCGTGATGGCCGGCGCCGACCGCATCGAAGGCTGCCTGTTCGGCAGCGGCGAGCGCACCGGCAACGTCGACCTGGTCACGTTGGCCCTGAACCTCTACACCCAGGGCGTGCACCCGGGCCTGGACTTCTCGGACATCGACGAAGTGCGCCGCTGCGCCGAGTACTGCAACCAGTTGCCCGTGCACCCGCGCCACCCGTACGCCGGCGACCTGGTCTTCACGGCCTTCTCCGGTTCGCACCAGGACGCCATCAAGAAGGGCTTCGCGCAGCAGCAGCCCGACGCCGTCTGGGAAGTGCCGTACTTGCCGATCGACCCGGCCGACCTCGGCCGCAGCTACGACGCCGTGATCCGCGTCAACAGCCAGTCGGGCAAGGGTGGCGTGTCGTACCTGCTCGAACAGGAACACGGCCTGGTGTTGCCGCGCCGCCTGCAGATCGAATTCAGCCGCGCCATCCAGCGCGTCACCGACGAGACCGGCCGCGAAGTCACGGCCGACGACGTCCACACCATCTTCAACCGCGAATACCTCGAGCAGAAGACCCCGTGGAAGCTGGTGCGCCATCGCATCGACGGCAATCCGTCGGCCGGCGAAGGCCAACACTTCAGCATCGAGGCCGAGCTCGAATACAACGGCGAACGCCGCATCGTGACGGGCAAGGGCGACGGCGCCATCTCGGCCTTCGTGGCCGCGCTGGACGTGCCGGTGCGCATCATGGACTACCACGAGCACGCCATCGGAACCGGCACCGACACCCGCGCCGCCTCCTACGTGGAACTGCGCGTCGGCGACTCGAGCACGGGCTTCGGCGTGGGCATCGACCGCGACATCGTCACCGCCTCGTTCCAGGCCGTGCTGAGCGCGGTGAACCGCCACATCAACGCCGGCACCGTCGCCACCGAACAGGAAGCCGCCGAGGCCGCGTGA